The following are from one region of the Betta splendens chromosome 15, fBetSpl5.4, whole genome shotgun sequence genome:
- the ldb3a gene encoding LIM domain-binding protein 3a isoform X2: MSTYAVSLSGPGPWGFRLQGGKDFNMPLTISRITPGSKAAQGNLIQGDIIIAIDGVSTDGMTHLEAQNKIKMALHSLALTMSKAKRPVPVAAPRMDNVVPMIPHQQPRSVQVNGGLSGLSGSSGPAEADSAGRRAPALSPPQRKQYNSPIGLYSEQSLREMAAMQAGRPAGSLPVKEPHVDGASLVYQAVQCAESDLDLLETGRCSSSRQSKSFRVLAHKTGTESLTEEEREEALMSSSQFTQPPAVHQAPGPQQYQPGPPQQYQQLPPQQAPPTQQSSIQIPVGSAPPKVVSTACIYPSHPAPAAVPPQPRPPAAALAPPAAPGSSNRPPWVTDNNFADKFNPGKSTTTMKVQPLPQAAPPPPAYIPNPSPAAPAAPSPAPIISSPAPFPPVARGVAQRAERFAASSRTPLCGFCNSVIRGPFLVALGRSWHPEEFNCHYCHMSLADVSFVEEQNNVYCENCYEEFFAPTCARCSTKVMGEVMHALRQTWHTTCFVCAACGKPFGNSLFHMEDGEPYCEKDYIALFSTKCHGCDFPVEAGDKFIEALGHTWHDTCFVCAVCHVNLEGQPFYSKKDKPLCKKHAHAINV, encoded by the exons ATGAGCACCTACGCAGTGTCTCTGTCGGGCCCCGGCCCCTGGGGCTTCAGGCTGCAGGGGGGGAAGGACTTCAACATGCCGCTGACCATCTCCAGG ATCACACCTGGTAGCAAAGCAGCGCAGGGCAACCTGATCCAAGGCGACATCATCATCGCCATCGATGGCGTCAGCACCGACGGAATGACTCATCTGGAGGCCCAGAACAAGATCAAGATGGCCCTTCACAGCCTGGCCCTCACCATGTCCAA GGCAAAGCGTCCTGTTCCGGTGGCGGCACCGAGAATGGACAATGTCGTTCCCATGATCCCTCACCAGCAG CCTCGGTCGGTGCAGGTCAACGGTGGCCTGTCGGGCCTCAGTGGCTCCTCCGGGCCTGCAGAGGCAGACTCTGCTGGAAGGAGAGCTCCAGCGCTCAGCCCCCCTCAAAGGAAGCAGTATAACTCCCCCATCGGCCTGTACTCGGAGCAGAGCCTGAGGGAGATGGCAGCGATGCAGGCGGGTCGGCCTGCGGG TTCTCTCCCAGTTAAAGAACCCCATGTGGACGGCGCCTCCCTGGTCTACCAGGCTGTCCAGTGTGCAGAGTCGGACCTGGACCTGCTCGAAACGGGTCGCTGCAGTTCCAGCAGACAGTCCAAGTCCTTCCGGGTCCTGGCCCACAAGACGGGAACTGAATCAT tgacagaggaggagagggaggaggcgctgatgagcagcag TCAGTTCACtcagccccctgctgtgcatcaGGCCCCTGGACCTCAGCAGTACCAGCCAGGCCCACCTCAGCAGTACCAGCAGCTTCCACCCCAACAAGCACCCCCCACTCAGCAGAGCTCCATTCAGATTCCTGTTGGCTCCGCCCCTCCCAAGGTCGTCAGCACAGCCTGCATCTACCCCTCCCATCCAG ctccagctgctgtgccCCCTCAGCcacggcctccagctgctgccctggctcctccagctgctcctggctcCTCCAACAGACCCCCCTGGGTCACTGACAACAATTTTGCTGATAAGTTCAACCCCGGAAAGAGCACCACCACCATGAAGGTGCAGCCGTTGCCCCAggctgcacctcctccaccagcgtATATCCCTAACCCCTcccctgctgcacctgcagctccaaGCCCCGCCCCAATAATCTCAAGTCCCGCCCCTTTCCCACCTGTGGCCAGGGGTGTGGCTCAAAGGGCAGAGAGGTTTGCTGCCAGCAGCCGCACTCCTCTGTGTGGCTTCTGCAACAGCGTCATCAG GGGACCCTTCCTGGTGGCCCTCGGCCGGTCCTGGCACCCAGAAGAGTTCAACTGTCACTACTGCCACATGTCTCTGGCTGACGTCAGCTTTGTGGAGGAACAGAATAACGTGTACTGTGAGAACTGCTATGAGGAGTTCTTCGCTCCGACCTGTGCCCGCTGCAGCACCAAGGTCATGGGG gaagTGATGCATGCTTTGCGGCAGACGTGGCACACCACCTGCTTCGTCTGTGCAGCCTGTGGCAAACCTTTTGGAAACAGCCTGTTCCACATGGAAGACGGGGAGCCATACTGTGAGAAAG ATTATATTGCTCTCTTTAGCACCAAGTGTCACGGCTGCGACTTCCCTGTTGAAGCTGGGGATAAATTCATTGAGGCTCTGGGTCACACCTGGCATGACACCTGCTTCGTGTGCGCG GTTTGCCATGTGAACCTGGAGGGTCAACCCTTCTACTCCAAGAAAGACAAACCTCTGTGCAAGAAACATGCTCACGCCATCAACGTGTAG
- the ldb3a gene encoding LIM domain-binding protein 3a isoform X1, with translation MSTYAVSLSGPGPWGFRLQGGKDFNMPLTISRITPGSKAAQGNLIQGDIIIAIDGVSTDGMTHLEAQNKIKMALHSLALTMSKAKRPVPVAAPRMDNVVPMIPHQQPRSVQVNGGLSGLSGSSGPAEADSAGRRAPALSPPQRKQYNSPIGLYSEQSLREMAAMQAGRPAGSLPVKEPHVDGASLVYQAVQCAESDLDLLETGRCSSSRQSKSFRVLAHKTGTESLTEEEREEALMSSSLKRQAAVGHSLQHRAAVCSQFTQPPAVHQAPGPQQYQPGPPQQYQQLPPQQAPPTQQSSIQIPVGSAPPKVVSTACIYPSHPAPAAVPPQPRPPAAALAPPAAPGSSNRPPWVTDNNFADKFNPGKSTTTMKVQPLPQAAPPPPAYIPNPSPAAPAAPSPAPIISSPAPFPPVARGVAQRAERFAASSRTPLCGFCNSVIRGPFLVALGRSWHPEEFNCHYCHMSLADVSFVEEQNNVYCENCYEEFFAPTCARCSTKVMGEVMHALRQTWHTTCFVCAACGKPFGNSLFHMEDGEPYCEKDYIALFSTKCHGCDFPVEAGDKFIEALGHTWHDTCFVCAVCHVNLEGQPFYSKKDKPLCKKHAHAINV, from the exons ATGAGCACCTACGCAGTGTCTCTGTCGGGCCCCGGCCCCTGGGGCTTCAGGCTGCAGGGGGGGAAGGACTTCAACATGCCGCTGACCATCTCCAGG ATCACACCTGGTAGCAAAGCAGCGCAGGGCAACCTGATCCAAGGCGACATCATCATCGCCATCGATGGCGTCAGCACCGACGGAATGACTCATCTGGAGGCCCAGAACAAGATCAAGATGGCCCTTCACAGCCTGGCCCTCACCATGTCCAA GGCAAAGCGTCCTGTTCCGGTGGCGGCACCGAGAATGGACAATGTCGTTCCCATGATCCCTCACCAGCAG CCTCGGTCGGTGCAGGTCAACGGTGGCCTGTCGGGCCTCAGTGGCTCCTCCGGGCCTGCAGAGGCAGACTCTGCTGGAAGGAGAGCTCCAGCGCTCAGCCCCCCTCAAAGGAAGCAGTATAACTCCCCCATCGGCCTGTACTCGGAGCAGAGCCTGAGGGAGATGGCAGCGATGCAGGCGGGTCGGCCTGCGGG TTCTCTCCCAGTTAAAGAACCCCATGTGGACGGCGCCTCCCTGGTCTACCAGGCTGTCCAGTGTGCAGAGTCGGACCTGGACCTGCTCGAAACGGGTCGCTGCAGTTCCAGCAGACAGTCCAAGTCCTTCCGGGTCCTGGCCCACAAGACGGGAACTGAATCAT tgacagaggaggagagggaggaggcgctgatgagcagcag CCTGAAGCGACAAGCGGCCGTTGGCCACAGcctccagcacagagctgcagtgtgcAG TCAGTTCACtcagccccctgctgtgcatcaGGCCCCTGGACCTCAGCAGTACCAGCCAGGCCCACCTCAGCAGTACCAGCAGCTTCCACCCCAACAAGCACCCCCCACTCAGCAGAGCTCCATTCAGATTCCTGTTGGCTCCGCCCCTCCCAAGGTCGTCAGCACAGCCTGCATCTACCCCTCCCATCCAG ctccagctgctgtgccCCCTCAGCcacggcctccagctgctgccctggctcctccagctgctcctggctcCTCCAACAGACCCCCCTGGGTCACTGACAACAATTTTGCTGATAAGTTCAACCCCGGAAAGAGCACCACCACCATGAAGGTGCAGCCGTTGCCCCAggctgcacctcctccaccagcgtATATCCCTAACCCCTcccctgctgcacctgcagctccaaGCCCCGCCCCAATAATCTCAAGTCCCGCCCCTTTCCCACCTGTGGCCAGGGGTGTGGCTCAAAGGGCAGAGAGGTTTGCTGCCAGCAGCCGCACTCCTCTGTGTGGCTTCTGCAACAGCGTCATCAG GGGACCCTTCCTGGTGGCCCTCGGCCGGTCCTGGCACCCAGAAGAGTTCAACTGTCACTACTGCCACATGTCTCTGGCTGACGTCAGCTTTGTGGAGGAACAGAATAACGTGTACTGTGAGAACTGCTATGAGGAGTTCTTCGCTCCGACCTGTGCCCGCTGCAGCACCAAGGTCATGGGG gaagTGATGCATGCTTTGCGGCAGACGTGGCACACCACCTGCTTCGTCTGTGCAGCCTGTGGCAAACCTTTTGGAAACAGCCTGTTCCACATGGAAGACGGGGAGCCATACTGTGAGAAAG ATTATATTGCTCTCTTTAGCACCAAGTGTCACGGCTGCGACTTCCCTGTTGAAGCTGGGGATAAATTCATTGAGGCTCTGGGTCACACCTGGCATGACACCTGCTTCGTGTGCGCG GTTTGCCATGTGAACCTGGAGGGTCAACCCTTCTACTCCAAGAAAGACAAACCTCTGTGCAAGAAACATGCTCACGCCATCAACGTGTAG
- the ldb3a gene encoding LIM domain-binding protein 3a isoform X3, which produces MSTYAVSLSGPGPWGFRLQGGKDFNMPLTISRITPGSKAAQGNLIQGDIIIAIDGVSTDGMTHLEAQNKIKMALHSLALTMSKAKRPVPVAAPRMDNVVPMIPHQQVFTPPAPNPGFSPSVLKDTTKPIEVKGPGGKATIIHAQYNTPISIYSQDSIMDAIAGQAQVKGHDAGLKRQAAVGHSLQHRAAVCSQFTQPPAVHQAPGPQQYQPGPPQQYQQLPPQQAPPTQQSSIQIPVGSAPPKVVSTACIYPSHPAPAAVPPQPRPPAAALAPPAAPGSSNRPPWVTDNNFADKFNPGKSTTTMKVQPLPQAAPPPPAYIPNPSPAAPAAPSPAPIISSPAPFPPVARGVAQRAERFAASSRTPLCGFCNSVIRGPFLVALGRSWHPEEFNCHYCHMSLADVSFVEEQNNVYCENCYEEFFAPTCARCSTKVMGEVMHALRQTWHTTCFVCAACGKPFGNSLFHMEDGEPYCEKDYIALFSTKCHGCDFPVEAGDKFIEALGHTWHDTCFVCAVCHVNLEGQPFYSKKDKPLCKKHAHAINV; this is translated from the exons ATGAGCACCTACGCAGTGTCTCTGTCGGGCCCCGGCCCCTGGGGCTTCAGGCTGCAGGGGGGGAAGGACTTCAACATGCCGCTGACCATCTCCAGG ATCACACCTGGTAGCAAAGCAGCGCAGGGCAACCTGATCCAAGGCGACATCATCATCGCCATCGATGGCGTCAGCACCGACGGAATGACTCATCTGGAGGCCCAGAACAAGATCAAGATGGCCCTTCACAGCCTGGCCCTCACCATGTCCAA GGCAAAGCGTCCTGTTCCGGTGGCGGCACCGAGAATGGACAATGTCGTTCCCATGATCCCTCACCAGCAG GTTTTCACCCCCCCCGCCCCCAA CCCTGGCTTTAGCCCCAGCGTGCTGAAGGACACCACCAAGCCCATAGAGGTGAAGGGCCCGGGGGGCAAGGCCACCATCATCCACGCCCAGTACAACACACCCATCAGCATATACTCCCAGGACTCCATCATGGACGCCATCGCAGGGCAGgcgcaggtcaaaggtcacgacGCCGG CCTGAAGCGACAAGCGGCCGTTGGCCACAGcctccagcacagagctgcagtgtgcAG TCAGTTCACtcagccccctgctgtgcatcaGGCCCCTGGACCTCAGCAGTACCAGCCAGGCCCACCTCAGCAGTACCAGCAGCTTCCACCCCAACAAGCACCCCCCACTCAGCAGAGCTCCATTCAGATTCCTGTTGGCTCCGCCCCTCCCAAGGTCGTCAGCACAGCCTGCATCTACCCCTCCCATCCAG ctccagctgctgtgccCCCTCAGCcacggcctccagctgctgccctggctcctccagctgctcctggctcCTCCAACAGACCCCCCTGGGTCACTGACAACAATTTTGCTGATAAGTTCAACCCCGGAAAGAGCACCACCACCATGAAGGTGCAGCCGTTGCCCCAggctgcacctcctccaccagcgtATATCCCTAACCCCTcccctgctgcacctgcagctccaaGCCCCGCCCCAATAATCTCAAGTCCCGCCCCTTTCCCACCTGTGGCCAGGGGTGTGGCTCAAAGGGCAGAGAGGTTTGCTGCCAGCAGCCGCACTCCTCTGTGTGGCTTCTGCAACAGCGTCATCAG GGGACCCTTCCTGGTGGCCCTCGGCCGGTCCTGGCACCCAGAAGAGTTCAACTGTCACTACTGCCACATGTCTCTGGCTGACGTCAGCTTTGTGGAGGAACAGAATAACGTGTACTGTGAGAACTGCTATGAGGAGTTCTTCGCTCCGACCTGTGCCCGCTGCAGCACCAAGGTCATGGGG gaagTGATGCATGCTTTGCGGCAGACGTGGCACACCACCTGCTTCGTCTGTGCAGCCTGTGGCAAACCTTTTGGAAACAGCCTGTTCCACATGGAAGACGGGGAGCCATACTGTGAGAAAG ATTATATTGCTCTCTTTAGCACCAAGTGTCACGGCTGCGACTTCCCTGTTGAAGCTGGGGATAAATTCATTGAGGCTCTGGGTCACACCTGGCATGACACCTGCTTCGTGTGCGCG GTTTGCCATGTGAACCTGGAGGGTCAACCCTTCTACTCCAAGAAAGACAAACCTCTGTGCAAGAAACATGCTCACGCCATCAACGTGTAG
- the ldb3a gene encoding LIM domain-binding protein 3a isoform X4, protein MSTYAVSLSGPGPWGFRLQGGKDFNMPLTISRITPGSKAAQGNLIQGDIIIAIDGVSTDGMTHLEAQNKIKMALHSLALTMSKAKRPVPVAAPRMDNVVPMIPHQQVFTPPAPNPGFSPSVLKDTTKPIEVKGPGGKATIIHAQYNTPISIYSQDSIMDAIAGQAQVKGHDAGQFTQPPAVHQAPGPQQYQPGPPQQYQQLPPQQAPPTQQSSIQIPVGSAPPKVVSTACIYPSHPAPAAVPPQPRPPAAALAPPAAPGSSNRPPWVTDNNFADKFNPGKSTTTMKVQPLPQAAPPPPAYIPNPSPAAPAAPSPAPIISSPAPFPPVARGVAQRAERFAASSRTPLCGFCNSVIRGPFLVALGRSWHPEEFNCHYCHMSLADVSFVEEQNNVYCENCYEEFFAPTCARCSTKVMGEVMHALRQTWHTTCFVCAACGKPFGNSLFHMEDGEPYCEKDYIALFSTKCHGCDFPVEAGDKFIEALGHTWHDTCFVCAVCHVNLEGQPFYSKKDKPLCKKHAHAINV, encoded by the exons ATGAGCACCTACGCAGTGTCTCTGTCGGGCCCCGGCCCCTGGGGCTTCAGGCTGCAGGGGGGGAAGGACTTCAACATGCCGCTGACCATCTCCAGG ATCACACCTGGTAGCAAAGCAGCGCAGGGCAACCTGATCCAAGGCGACATCATCATCGCCATCGATGGCGTCAGCACCGACGGAATGACTCATCTGGAGGCCCAGAACAAGATCAAGATGGCCCTTCACAGCCTGGCCCTCACCATGTCCAA GGCAAAGCGTCCTGTTCCGGTGGCGGCACCGAGAATGGACAATGTCGTTCCCATGATCCCTCACCAGCAG GTTTTCACCCCCCCCGCCCCCAA CCCTGGCTTTAGCCCCAGCGTGCTGAAGGACACCACCAAGCCCATAGAGGTGAAGGGCCCGGGGGGCAAGGCCACCATCATCCACGCCCAGTACAACACACCCATCAGCATATACTCCCAGGACTCCATCATGGACGCCATCGCAGGGCAGgcgcaggtcaaaggtcacgacGCCGG TCAGTTCACtcagccccctgctgtgcatcaGGCCCCTGGACCTCAGCAGTACCAGCCAGGCCCACCTCAGCAGTACCAGCAGCTTCCACCCCAACAAGCACCCCCCACTCAGCAGAGCTCCATTCAGATTCCTGTTGGCTCCGCCCCTCCCAAGGTCGTCAGCACAGCCTGCATCTACCCCTCCCATCCAG ctccagctgctgtgccCCCTCAGCcacggcctccagctgctgccctggctcctccagctgctcctggctcCTCCAACAGACCCCCCTGGGTCACTGACAACAATTTTGCTGATAAGTTCAACCCCGGAAAGAGCACCACCACCATGAAGGTGCAGCCGTTGCCCCAggctgcacctcctccaccagcgtATATCCCTAACCCCTcccctgctgcacctgcagctccaaGCCCCGCCCCAATAATCTCAAGTCCCGCCCCTTTCCCACCTGTGGCCAGGGGTGTGGCTCAAAGGGCAGAGAGGTTTGCTGCCAGCAGCCGCACTCCTCTGTGTGGCTTCTGCAACAGCGTCATCAG GGGACCCTTCCTGGTGGCCCTCGGCCGGTCCTGGCACCCAGAAGAGTTCAACTGTCACTACTGCCACATGTCTCTGGCTGACGTCAGCTTTGTGGAGGAACAGAATAACGTGTACTGTGAGAACTGCTATGAGGAGTTCTTCGCTCCGACCTGTGCCCGCTGCAGCACCAAGGTCATGGGG gaagTGATGCATGCTTTGCGGCAGACGTGGCACACCACCTGCTTCGTCTGTGCAGCCTGTGGCAAACCTTTTGGAAACAGCCTGTTCCACATGGAAGACGGGGAGCCATACTGTGAGAAAG ATTATATTGCTCTCTTTAGCACCAAGTGTCACGGCTGCGACTTCCCTGTTGAAGCTGGGGATAAATTCATTGAGGCTCTGGGTCACACCTGGCATGACACCTGCTTCGTGTGCGCG GTTTGCCATGTGAACCTGGAGGGTCAACCCTTCTACTCCAAGAAAGACAAACCTCTGTGCAAGAAACATGCTCACGCCATCAACGTGTAG